DNA from Macadamia integrifolia cultivar HAES 741 unplaced genomic scaffold, SCU_Mint_v3 scaffold_270A, whole genome shotgun sequence:
AAGCAAAAGTTCTAACTTCAGAAGAATCATACAGAATGAGGTCGAATTAAATCACCAACATTACTGCTTGAGCAAGCTGTACATTGCTTCAAATTAGGTTTTAGCTTTAATCAACAGAAACAAACAAAACTGGAACTAAAAAAAGGTCAGAAGCTCCACCAGATTGAAGaagggtttaggatttcatCTTGAATCCTATTTATTAGCACAAGATAAGATATGAGGTAAATGGATGGTTCTTCCTAGATCCTTTTGTCTGTAACTTGCACAGACCAAATGGTGAATACCGTACCTAAAAATTTAGAAGAATCAAAAACTTGAGCAAAACAAGGCAACCGACTGCTACTatatccaaaaaaatttatagatTCGATATTACAATTTCTGCAAGCATGGCAATAGAAATCGCACCAATAATAAGAGACTAAAAATGAGACTTAAGCCATGACTTTCATATTTACAGAGTATAGTTCCGCCAGCAAATACATACTTCCCTTACAGAAAAAAGAGAGACTAGAAACTTAACCCCCCATGATCAATAAGCATTCGTGTGGTTTTCAATAATCAcagaaaaaacaattttttttttattatcaaacGTTCTCATTAATAATGataacaaataaaaatgaatcACAAAAACTATACCTACAAAGTCTACAGATCACATATCAGTAGAACATATATTATTCATCTACGGAGAATTAGGTTAATACAAACGTAAACTACGGAAATCAGTAACTCAGAAATGCATAAGCCAAAAGTAATCAGCAATCGACCCCATAAGATTAGatctaaatatgaaaaaaaaacacaatacCTTGACGAAATTTCCCAGAGTTTTCGTTGACCCACGGGAAGAAGTGAACACATCTTCAATACCAGCGAACTGCAGAACCTTCTTAGGCACCCTAGCAGCGACAATACCAGCACCCCGTGGAGCAGGCACCATCCGAACAGTAACAGAGCCACACTTACCAGTAACCTTACAAGGGACGGTGTGTGGCTTTCCGATCTTATTACCCCAGTAACCCCTCCTAACTGGGATCACAGACAACTTCGCCAGAATGATAGATCCACGAATAGCAGTGGCAACCTCCTTGCTACACTTGACACCCAATCCGACATGGCCATTACcatcaccaacaacaacaaaggcCTTAAAACGAGTTCTTTGACCTGCTCTGGTCTGTTTCTGAACAGGCATGATCTTCATAACCTCATCCTTGAGATTAGGTAAGAGGGTTTCCACAATCTGATGCTCCTTCACTGGAAGTGAGTGGAGGTAGATGTGTTCTAAACTTTTGAttcttccttctttcacaaGTCGTCCTAGTTTGGTAACGGGTACCcacttctcctcctcctcacgGCGACCACCACCACGGCGACCTCCGCGGCCACGTCCACGGTCTCCCCGACCACCGCCGCGGCCGAAACCACGGCCAAAGCCTCCTCGTTCCCCTCCTCTTTCCGCCATCGTTGCCTGCTAAGGTCTCTAGCTTTCGAAGGCTGCAGACAAATTGAGGTAAGTGAGGAAATGGAAGACCTCTATCGCAGAACTAGGGTTTTAATATACGCTTAAAAAGTTTGAAAACCTAATCTGCAATTGCTGCGTTAGGGTTGTGAAAAACCAGGCCAAGATAAGCTGGGCCAGGAAAAAACCACGCTTAAGAAATCACGGGCTACAGGTATCGAAGAGTTTTGgtgcattttggtcatttcgacgaaaatgaaggaaaactgtTGATTTAGCATCTTTTATGTTTGGCTTAAAACCTTCTCAGAGCACTCGAGTGTACATGCCCTCTTATTGTTGCCAACTGATCGTAGTGGATAAACATCCTCGGAGTTCCCTCCAGAGTCCAGACTCCCAGTAAGGTgacgagaatcattctcatgACCATGGTTTTCAACACCGATATTGTATCCATCGTATTGCATTAGTATCCGTTGAGACCAATCTTTGATCCTTGATCGATTACCTATATCATTTCACGgttaaatagtaaaaaaattgtactttcaaaaaaaaaaaaagcaagggcaaaacCGATGTGCCGATCTAATCCAATTCAAATTGATATCGAcagataccgataccaatactgatacaGTTCCCTAAATCCATGCTCGTGATTGATCCATACATATGGAATCCACCCAAGGAGAAACCctatggtggattccatctatgtGAATCAAATcatacaagaatgattctcatatgagaacctgatccactctcgTCAAAAGCTTATGAAATCCAAACTGACAATTTAAAATCGAATTGAAGTAGATTGATTAGGTGGTTTCAAAagttggaatcttttgattcgattcgattttggtttcgtAATTAAAATCGTTAAACTAAATTGAATTATCTATTTCTCAAATTGAATAAAGAATTGGATAAAATTAcattcttttatgttttttcaatCGATGTGAATTataaattttattcattttttatgtttgaCAAAAGTTGGTGAAAAAAGTTTGCTCAAACACCTAAAATATGACCAAAACTTAATATGAAactgaattgaatttgaatcaaGAACCCAATATATATGAAACTGAATAAAACCGAATCAagtcgatttgattttgatttctaaaatgtgtttttatttttagttcgatttgattttgatttctacaTTTTGCATCTTGAACCATTCGGaataaccaaaatcgaatcgattAACACCCATTATCCCAAGACAAGCTTGGGAGTCTTACGGTGAAGCAATAGCTTAGCAGCTCAGTTCCATGGCAAGTGCAAGCTTCTAATCGTCCAGAATTAGTGGCCCCTAACCTCAATTCTGGTCGATCCGGCTCGTCCGATTCTTATAAGGGAGAACTCTAGATACCAAGAATGCAAGAAATACCTATTAAAGGGTCAATCCAGGCCACCCATCCAGTTGCATGCAAATGAGAAAATCGACTCCTAACCTTGCAATGATCCAACTTGACCACTGGTTCTGCAAGTAAAAGAAGTTCTAAAATCACAGGTTCAGAGTGAAGTGGGAGTATTCTATGAAAAGATTTCTGAAGAACAATTCACATGaccaaaatttttttgaatttgctaattttttattattattattattatttttttggtgagagAATCTCATagatttttctaccaaaaaaaaaaaagatagtatAGTTTAAGTATAATAACAAGTATGACAACAAATAGATTCGATTTGAGAGTTAGAATCAATATAGCCCACCCTATTTAGGtgaatttttatctgtttaaacggtttttttttttttttgaatcagaTCCTTGTGAGCTGACCAATTAAATTGGTATAAAACTAAGGGCCcattgataacgtttttgccgtttttgtttcaagaaacggcagaaatataaattttcgttttcagaaacagaaacggaattgaaggtatttgataagtcatgtttctagaagtcgatagaAACCAGTGAAAGAATAACCATGAGttatttccagaaacggcgaaacaagttcctgtgttgtttcttgaaccataaataggtagaaatttcaatttctttttttgaaaacaagtgaaacgaaacagttttatcaaacatttttgttccgtttctggacacagaaatggcaaaaacacgtttcttgaaacgctATCAAACAGGACCTAAGTTGTAATAATAATTGGCAATGGTTTCCTACATGAGTAGTCATGGAAGGGCACCTAGTCCTGCCAATGTCGTAACGTCAAAGGTCTACCAAAGCTAAAATTTCTTGAATAGGTAGACCCAAGGAGGATTGGGTTGCTGTAGCTACAGGGCGTGTAGCACAGATCTAAGGGCTGGGGGCCCTCAAACACAGCGCAAGGTGCTCCCAGCCCTTGGATCTGCGCTGCAAGGCATATAATGCCACAGGGGATCTGGTTCTCGCCAAGGAACCTCACTAATGTTAGTTTTTGACCAACAAAGTTGAACACATGGATCATTCacacaacaccccccccccccNNNNNNNNNNNNNNNNNNNNcccccccccccaaaaaaaaagagaccatGTGTAAGAACAAAAGCATTGAAAGAGTGAttgattcaaatttgaaatttaaaata
Protein-coding regions in this window:
- the LOC122071578 gene encoding 40S ribosomal protein S2-3-like; its protein translation is MAERGGERGGFGRGFGRGGGRGDRGRGRGGRRGGGRREEEEKWVPVTKLGRLVKEGRIKSLEHIYLHSLPVKEHQIVETLLPNLKDEVMKIMPVQKQTRAGQRTRFKAFVVVGDGNGHVGLGVKCSKEVATAIRGSIILAKLSVIPVRRGYWGNKIGKPHTVPCKVTGKCGSVTVRMVPAPRGAGIVAARVPKKVLQFAGIEDVFTSSRGSTKTLGNFVKATFDCLLKTYGFLTPDFWRETRFTKSPFQEYTDLLTKPTAKAITFEEDKLE